A portion of the Micromonospora tarapacensis genome contains these proteins:
- a CDS encoding thiamine pyrophosphate-binding protein, whose translation MAGSRVFGQPGGAVAPLVEAIEATGGDPEFVSARHAESAAFMATGHARFTGLAGVCLAPGGSAALGLLGGLDAARRDRLPVLALVADPADTPGTTGYGPGGPGAEHAAVVGRTGDGWWDAGRLFAGVCHRVRRAVDLARVPQLMDEALRAAVQGAGPVCLVLPRHPATGRFPGVSTGGSVDPRLVLDELAGRLPRPSTVTVDGGLLLAHHTRQLRVPTGVAVWPADPSGVPGLALPYALAAKLAAPDRPVVALVADDGMRSHGLAELVTIARRRSAWPDPRLVVLVLNTRSGHPRTMDPARPVTDDVPYAGWARLLGLHGLRVDRPGLVGAGWDEALTSDRPCVLEVVVDPLAVPRVEPTGSGAARAGRDVRPEPLAPPGGPVEPAAVGSGAALRHGGARWPDGSPVSGPRGTHR comes from the coding sequence CTGGCGGGTTCCCGGGTCTTCGGCCAGCCGGGCGGGGCGGTCGCGCCACTGGTGGAGGCGATCGAGGCCACCGGCGGCGACCCGGAGTTCGTGTCCGCCCGGCACGCCGAGAGCGCCGCGTTCATGGCGACCGGACACGCCCGGTTCACCGGCCTGGCCGGGGTCTGCCTGGCGCCCGGCGGGTCGGCTGCCCTCGGTCTGCTCGGCGGTCTCGACGCCGCCCGGCGGGACCGCCTACCGGTGCTGGCCCTGGTGGCCGATCCGGCCGACACACCCGGCACCACCGGCTACGGCCCCGGCGGCCCCGGCGCCGAACACGCTGCGGTCGTCGGGCGAACTGGCGACGGGTGGTGGGACGCCGGCCGGCTGTTCGCCGGGGTCTGCCACCGCGTCCGGCGCGCCGTCGACCTGGCGCGGGTGCCGCAGCTGATGGACGAGGCGCTGCGGGCCGCGGTGCAGGGCGCCGGCCCGGTCTGCCTGGTGCTGCCCCGGCATCCCGCCACCGGCCGGTTCCCGGGCGTCAGCACCGGTGGTTCGGTCGACCCGCGGCTGGTCCTCGACGAGCTGGCCGGCCGGCTGCCCCGGCCCAGCACCGTCACCGTCGACGGCGGTCTGCTGCTGGCACACCACACCCGCCAGCTGCGGGTGCCGACCGGTGTCGCCGTCTGGCCGGCCGATCCGTCCGGGGTGCCCGGCCTCGCGTTGCCGTACGCCCTCGCGGCCAAGCTGGCCGCCCCCGACCGCCCGGTGGTCGCCCTCGTCGCCGACGACGGGATGCGGTCGCACGGACTGGCCGAACTGGTCACGATCGCCCGACGGCGATCGGCCTGGCCCGATCCCAGACTGGTCGTCCTGGTGCTGAACACGCGGTCCGGCCATCCCCGGACGATGGATCCGGCCCGGCCGGTCACCGACGACGTGCCGTACGCAGGCTGGGCGCGACTGCTCGGCCTGCACGGCCTGCGCGTCGACCGGCCGGGCCTGGTCGGCGCCGGCTGGGACGAGGCGTTAACCTCCGATCGGCCGTGCGTGCTGGAGGTGGTGGTCGACCCGCTGGCCGTGCCCCGGGTGGAGCCGACCGGGTCCGGTGCGGCGCGAGCGGGACGCGACGTCCGGCCGGAGCCGCTCGCACCGCCGGGCGGGCCGGTCGAGCCGGCAGCGGTGGGCTCCGGTGCGGCGTTGCGGCACGGTGGGGCGCGGTGGCCGGACGGGTCACCGGTGTCCGGGCCGCGAGGGACCCACCGCTGA